Proteins encoded within one genomic window of Eurosta solidaginis isolate ZX-2024a chromosome 1, ASM4086904v1, whole genome shotgun sequence:
- the rdog gene encoding probable multidrug resistance-associated protein lethal(2)03659 — MNRTRKKIERPKNPYTTVNCLSRWSFWWMRDIFRQGLKGPLKEEDLYQNRESLDSERLTDKFSKFWEDEKTRKKPSIVRVIARSYGSVFLPLGLLYAATESACKAIQPLLLGGLVAYFAEGQTTTTESQAYIIAAGIVLCSVIPVITFHPFIFYIFQVGTKIRVGLSGIIYRKCLQISKNASNDGLRGRAINILSNDVGRFDVALAFLHDLWKGPTESLIIGFLMYQEIGISAVIGVAFMLSFIPLQAYVGKKAAYYRRRTAERTDLRVKLMNEIIQGIQVIKMYAWENSFAKLIADVRIKEVKAIKGTSYIHAALGCTSMISPLSVFLALVSYIYLGDSLTAKRVYTVSSYFNMLNDSMVHFWPLAITFVSEATVSAKRVREFLQDGDAAVTPIIKTEKKHSIQKNNNDHSDKVEPNGNIKDKENILDLSSGREIYPHTELKSVEVRNVSATWDATDPMGGKGSAALSDINVKIENRSLVAIVGPVGSGKSTLLNALLGEVKINQGKIVINGKVSYAGQEPWVFEGTVRDNIVFVDSYNERRYKKVIKACSLERDLELMSNGDLTIVGERGVSLSGGQKARVNLARAIYHKADIYLLDDPLSAVDTHVGKHIFERCITEFLNDKIVILVTHQLQYLFDVEQVVLMNSGCIEAQGSYQDLQKNEKCQFLLMQATYETRNEVADSTDAMSIDSRMSRSESEKSMEHHQLLGADELPVVDMNEEQQAVGSVKLDVYMSYFKALESPIFFFIVIALFICARFMLTGVDYFLSRWVIWEEKVAIANGDSAEGLQLNATILANETLANRTGERNLEDEESHREELVMIYAIILGSTMIVYILRTFGFFTMCLRISLKLHDRLFRGITRTSMYFFNVNSSGRILNRFAKDIRTVDTDVPHTLLDCIAFAIDISGVLIIVAIANYWLLIPAAVIVACLFLFRYIYINTSRSVKRIESITRSPIYSLTNQTFQGLSTIRALQAESALDSEFHDYMNSNTCAWFLFISCTRAFALWSDVLCVLYIAAVTFSFLLLRTEYNSGDVGLAILHSMTMIGMCQWGMRQTAELENDMTSVERILEYTEQPPEPPLKTDPEKKPRDEWPSEGRIEFANLKLRYSPKDSYVLKGLNFTIEPQEKIGIVGRTGAGKSSIIQSMFRLACNEGVIRVDDVDIESLGLHDLRSKISIIPQDPVLFSGTLRYNLDPMEERRDEEVWKALEDVELRSHVSTLIGGLACRMYDGGANFSVGQRQLVCLARAILRNNKILILDEATANVDPETDQLIQKTIRTKFAKCTVLTIAHRLHTVMDSDRVLVMDAGQMVELGHPYELLQRPNGFLRQLADHTGFAMANVLMTAAEASYEQKKKNL; from the exons GTGGATGCGAGATATCTTTCGGCAAGGGCTTAAAGGGCCACTTAAAGAAGAGGATTTATATCAAAATCGTGAATCACTGGACAGCGAGCGGCTTACAGACAAATTCAGTAAGTTTTGGGAAGATGAAAAAACACGCAAGAAGCCCAGCATAGTGCGTGTGATTGCGCGTTCATATGGATCAGTATTTTTACCATTAGGTCTTCTATATGCCGCAACAGAATCGGCTTGCAA AGCTATACAACCGTTATTACTTGGCGGTCTTGTGGCCTATTTTGCCGAGGGCCAGACAACTACAACCGAATCTCAAGCATATATAATCGCTGCCGGCATTGTGCTATGTTCTGTGATACCAGTAATTACATTTCATCCATTTATTTTCTACATCTTTCAAGTAGGCACCAAAATAAGGGTCGGCCTATCCGGTATCATTTATagaaaatgtttacaaatttcgaaaaatgccagCAACGATGGCTTACGTGGACGAGCTATAAATATACTTTCCAACGATGTGGGTCGTTTCGATGTGGCGTTAGCATTTCTACATGATTTGTGGAAAGGACCAACAGAGTCGCTGATTATTGGTTTTCTTATGTATCAAGAGATTGGTATTTCAGCGGTGATCGGTGTCGCATTCATGCTAAGCTTTATACCACTACAGGCTTATGTGGGAAAGAAAGCTGCCTATTATCGACGAAGGACGGCAGAACGTACAGATTTGCGGGTCAAATTAATGAATGAGATTATTCAAGGAATTCAAGTAATTAAAATGTATGCGTGGGAAAACTCATTTGCTAAACTGATAGCTGATGTGCGTATTAAAGAGGTCAAAGCAATAAAGGGTACCTCGTATATACATGCTGCGCTGGGTTGTACCTCAATGATATCACCGTTATCAGTATTTCTTGCTTTGGTCTCCTATATATATCTGGGTGACTCATTGACAGCTAAGCGCGTCTACACAGTGTCTTCCTATTTTAATATGCTTAATGATTCTATGGTGCATTTTTGGCCGCTAGCCATAACATTCGTTTCCGAAGCGACGGTGTCAGCTAAACGTGTCAGAGAGTTCCTACAAGATGGCGATGCTGCAGTAACTCCCATAATTAAAACTGAAAAGAAACATTCTATACAGAAAAATAATAATGATCACAGTGATAAAGTAGAACCAAATGGAAATATTAAGGATAAGGAGAATATTTTGGATCTCTCAAGCGGACGTGAAATATATCCACACACTGAACTAAAAAGCGTTGAAGTACGTAATGTAAGTGCTACATGGGACGCAACCGATCCTATGGGTGGCAAGGGTAGCGCAGCGCTTTCGGATATCAATGTTAAAATTGAAAACAGATCTTTAGTCGCGATAGTCGGACCTGTGGGTTCCGGAAAGTCGACATTACTCAATGCCTTGCTCGGCGAAGTTAAAATAAATCAAGGGAAAATTGTGATAAACGGCAAAGTATCCTATGCGGGTCAGGAACCATGGGTTTTCGAAGGTACAGTGCGTGACAATATTGTATTTGTTGATTCATATAACGAACGACGTTATAAAAAGGTCATCAAAGCGTGCTCACTGGAACGTGATCTTGAGCTTATGTCCAATGGCGATCTAACAATTGTGGGTGAACGCGGTGTTAGTTTGAGCGGTGGCCAAAAGGCGCGCGTCAATCTTGCACGCGCTATTTATCATAAAGCCGATATTTACTTGTTGGACGATCCGCTATCCGCCGTCGACACGCATGTGGGTAAACATATCTTCGAGCGTTGTATCACCGAGTTTCTAAATGATAAAATAGTTATTTTGGTAACACATCAGTTGCAATATCTATTCGATGTAGAGCAGGTGGTACTAATGAACTCGGGTTGTATTGAGGCGCAAGGCAGTTATCAGGATTTgcagaaaaacgaaaaatgtcaATTTCTATTAATGCAAGCTACATATGAGACACGCAACGAAGTAGCAGACTCGACGGACGCTATGAGCATTGACAGTCGTATGTCGCGCAGTGAATCGGAGAAAAGTATGGAACATCATCAGTTGTTGGGCGCAGATGAATTGCCTGTGGTTGATATGAATGAGGAACAACAAGCTGTTGGCTCTGTCAAACTCGATGTTTATATGTCGTACTTTAAGGCATTAGAAAGCCCCATATTCTTCTTCATAGTCATTGCACTTTTTATTTGTGCACGTTTTATGTTAACTGGCGTGGACTACTTTTTGTCAAGATG GGTAATTTGGGAGGAAAAGGTTGCGATAGCAAATGGTGATTCCGCAGAAGGTCTGCAATTAAATGCCACAATCTTGGCAAACGAAACTCTAGCCAACCGTACGGGCGAGCGAAATTTGGAAGATGAAGAGTCACATCGTGAGGAACTTGTTATGATCTATGCGATTATATTAGGCTCAACAATGATCGTTTATATCCTGCGTACGTTCGGTTTCTTCACAATGTGTCTTCGCATATCGCTGAAATTGCATGATCGTCTCTTTCGTGGAATAACCCGGACTAGCATGTACTTTTTCAATGTCAATTCATCGGGTAGAATTTTGAATCGTTTTGCTAAGGATATTCGTACCGTTGATACCGATGTGCCACATACTCTACTGGATTGTATTGCG TTCGCCATCGATATTTCCGGTGTTCTCATAATTGTCGCGATTGCCAATTACTGGTTGCTGATACCAGCTGCGGTCATTGTTGCTTGCCTCTTTCTATTCCGTTACATCTACATAAACACTAGCCGAAGTGTGAAAAGGATAGAATCAATAA CTCGCAGTCCCATCTATTCACTGACAAATCAGACATTTCAAGGATTAAGTACAATACGAGCTCTGCAGGCGGAATCCGCACTTGACTCTGAATTTCACGATTACATGAATAGCAATACATGTGCTTGGTTTCTATTTATATCGTGCACGCGTGCCTTTGCTTTATGGTCCGACGTCTTATGTGTTCTCTATATAGCAGCTGTGACATTTAGCTTTCTGCTATTACGTACAGAATACAATAGTGGTGACGTTGGCTTAGCAATACTACATTCAATGACAATGATTGGTATGTGCCAGTGGGGTATGCGTCAAACCGCCGAATTAGAAAATGATATGACAAGTGTGGAGCGTATCCTAGAGTATACTGAGCAGCCACCAGAGCCACCATTGAAAACTGATCCGGAGAAAAAGCCAAGAGACGAATGGCCTAGCGAAGGCCGTATAGAGTTTGCAAACTTGAAACTTCGTTACTCGCCTAAAGACTCTTATGTGCTCAAAGGTTTGAATTTTACGATAGAACCACAAGAGAAGATAGGTATTGTAGGACGCACAGGTGCTGGcaaatcttctattatacaaTCAATGTTTCGATTGGCATGCAACGAAGGAGTTATACGTGTGGATGATGTTGATATTGAAAGCCTTGGCCTACACGATTTGAGGAGCAAAATATCCATAATACCACAAGATCCTGTATTGTTTTCCGGCACCTTACGTTATAATTTGGATCCAATGGAAGAGCGACGTGATGAGGAAGTATGGAAGGCATTGGAAGATGTTGAGTTACGATCGCATGTATCAACATTGATTGGAGGCCTTGCCTGTCGCATGTATGATGGTGGTGCAAATTTCAGTGTAGGCCAACGGCAGTTGGTGTGTTTGGCACGTGCTATACTACGGAATAACAAGATTCTTATACTGGATGAAGCAACGGCTAATGTTGATCCAGA AACCGATCAATTAATACAAAAAACGATTCGTACCAAATTTGCAAAATGCACCGTCCTGACTATAGCTCATCGTCTACACACTGTTATGGATAGCGATCGTGTATTGGTAATGGATGCTGGACAGATGGTGGAATTAGGTCATCCATATGAGTTACTACAGCGTCCCAATGGATTTTTACGGCAATTGGCCGATCATACGGGCTTCGCCATGGCCAACGTGTTGATGACTGCGGCCGAAGCGAGTTATGAACAAAAGAAAAagaatttatga